Proteins from a single region of Bos indicus isolate NIAB-ARS_2022 breed Sahiwal x Tharparkar chromosome 6, NIAB-ARS_B.indTharparkar_mat_pri_1.0, whole genome shotgun sequence:
- the CCNA2 gene encoding cyclin-A2 gives MLGSSAHGPAAREAGSAVTLQQTAFQEDQENVNPEKAAPAQQPRTRAGLAVLRAGNSRGPAPQRPKTRRVAPLKDLPINDEYVPVPPWKANNKQPAFTIHVDEAEEIQKRPTESKKSESEDVLAFNSAVTLPGPRKPLAPLDYPMDGSFESPHTMEMSVVLEDEKPVSVNEVPDYHEDIHTYLREMEVKCKPKVGYMKKQPDITNSMRAILVDWLVEVGEEYKLQNETLHLAVNYIDRFLSSMSVLRGKLQLVGTAAMLLASKFEEIYPPEVAEFVYITDDTYTKKQVLRMEHLVLKVLAFDLAAPTINQFLTQYFLHQQPANCKVESLAMFLGELSLIDADPYLKYLPSVIAAAAFHLALYTVTGQSWPESLVQKTGYTLETLKPCLLDLHQTYLRAPQHAQQSIREKYKNSKYHGVSLLNPPETLNV, from the exons ATGTTGGGCAGCTCCGCGCACGGGCCTGCGGCCCGCGAGGCGGGTTCGGCGGTAACATTGCAGCAGACGGCGTTCCAGGAGGACCAGGAGAACGTCAATCCCGAGAAGGCGGCGCCCGCCCAGCAGCCCCGGACCCGGGCTGGACTGGCGGTACTGAGGGCCGGAAACTCGCGGGGTCCAGCTCCCCAGAGGCCTAAGACGCGACGG GTTGCACCTCTTAAGGATCTTCCTATAAATGATGAGTATGTCCCTGTTCCTCCCTGGAAAGCAAACAATAAACAGCCTGCATTTACCATACATGtggatgaagcagaagaaattcaAAAGAGGCCAACTGAATctaaaaaatcagaaagtgaagatgtCTTGGCCTTTAATTCAGCTGTTACTTTACCAGGACCAAGAAAGCCACTGGCACCTCTTGATTACCCAATGGATGGTAGTTTTG AGTCTCCACATACTATGGAAATGTCAGTTGTATTGGAAGATGAAAAGCCAGTGAGTGTTAATGAAGTACCAGACTACCATGAGGACATTCACACGTACCTTAGGGAAATGGAG GTTAAATGTAAGCCTAAAGTGGGTTACATGAAGAAACAGCCAGACATTACTAACAGTATGAGGGCTATCCTCGTGGACTGGTTAGTTGAAGTAGGAGAAGAATATAAACTGCAGAACGAGACCCTGCATTTGGCTGTGAACTACATTGATAGGTTTCTTTCATCCATGTCTGTGTTGAGAGGAAAACTTCAACTTGTGGGCACTGCTGCTATGCTTTTAGCCTC AAAGTTTGAAGAGATATACCCGCCAGAAGTAGCAGAGTTTGTATACATTACAGATGACACTTATACCAAGAAACAAGTTCTAAGGATGGAGCACCTAGTCTTGAAAGTCCTGGCTTTTGACTTAGCTGCACCAACAATAAATCAGTTTCTTACCCAGTACTTTTTGCATCAGCAGCCTGCAAACTGCAAAGTTGAAAGTTTAGCAATG tttttGGGAGAGTTAAGTTTGATAGATGCTGACCCATATCTAAAGTATTTGCCGTCAGTTATCGCTGCAGCAGCCTTTCATTTAGCACTCTACACAGTCACAGGACAAAGCTGG CCTGAATCATTAGTACAGAAGACTGGATATACTCTGGAAACTCTAAAGCCTTGTCTCCTGGACCTTCACCAGACCTACCTCAGAGCACCACAGCACGCACAACAGTCAATAAGAGAGAAGTACAAAAATTCAAA GTATCATGGTGTTTCTCTCCTCAACCCACCAGAGACACTAAATGTGTAA